DNA sequence from the Eulemur rufifrons isolate Redbay chromosome 6, OSU_ERuf_1, whole genome shotgun sequence genome:
ACAGCATAGGAACTTGAGAATTTTTGTTATTAACTTACTTAGACAAAGAACAATCATGATTCCCAGGTGGAGCTAAGCTATTTGTTTTCAATATAATGCTAAAATAAAGTCTGATATTGGTATAAAATGACCCACAACAAAAATTACAGagaagtatttattattaaagctatctgttaacatttttctcttcttccttccttccttccatccatccttccttctctccttccccccttcctgccttttctcctctctggatGACTTAAGGAGCCTTCAGCCCAGCTCTGGCAGTGTCCCCCTTCCCGGCTAGATCAGTTTCCTCCCCCCTCCAGCCTACTTGACAGGAAGTGGGAACTGACATACATCAGTGAACACACAGGGAACTgagtgttttctcatttaatttacaATAACTCTGTGAGGCAGGCATCTTCCCCCACTTTGGacgtgagaaactgaggcttagagcagCTGAGTCCTTTGCCCAGGGACTTAGTGCCTGTCAGCAGGTGGCAGAGCAGAAGTCTGAGGCCAGCTGTGCAGGAGGGCAAAGCTCTTCCAGGTAGATGTGTCTGCCCACTGCCTGCTAGGGCTCAGTGGTTATGGATCTTGGCCACACGTTGGAGTCACCTGCAGAGCATTACAAACTACCCATGCCTGTGACTGCCCAGCCCCAAGGATTCTGCAGAAATTAGCCTTGGGTGTGGCCTGGGTATTGGGACTTCTATTTCTCTCCAGGTGATTAGAAAGTGCAGCCATTCATAGAACAAGCCTgtgataaagggggaaaaaagaagaagaaagaaagaaagaaagcacagccagggctgagaaccactgctctagggctTCCTCAAGCAACTGTGACATCAGTACAGTTTATTTAGGCAGTTGTAAGGGGCATTTATGACCCTAACAGTCAGAGGGACTCAACTCACAATTCTGTGTATTCagtttaagaatatattttttaggtGTCAGGGCAGAAGTAGGCCATGTCTGCAGCCTTTCTCAGACTGTGTCGCCCATGTCACCACCTTGCTTACACACATTCCTGGATCTTATCATATGTAGCTTCATTCTATAACAGTGGTTCTTGAATGGGGCAATGGGGTGGCCCAGGGGACAATTGTCAGTATCAGGAGATATTTGTGGTTGTTTCACTGGGGAATGTGCTGccagcatctagtgggtagaggacaTGGATGGTGGTAAACATCCCacagtgcccaggacagccctgaaaacaaagaattaccTGGCCTGATATTTCCACAGTGGGGACATTGAGGAATCCTGTTCTATTATGATCCCTCTGAGAGTTCCCTCCTTCAAACACATCACCTGGAGCCCTCAATAAGTTGTAGCACATAGCACCGTAGTAGTCAGCAATGCAATCAACAAtgcaacacacacgtgaccaccTACTAGCTGTCACTTGACTCAAGTTACCTAGAGAAGCCAACTAGGATTAAGGAATGTTCTTCCCAACCCATGGTATGCAAGGGTGCTAGGCTCACAGGCTCAAATCTTAAAGTCAGTGGAAGATTTGTCATTCTTTGACTCCTATTTAAGGTGTTATGAGAGTCTTTGGGTTCACCTGGtgtcccttttccttttcctttcctttccagggGCTTGGGACATGTGGAGAGCCTACTCTGACATGAGAGAAGCCAATTACATAAATTCAGATAAATACTTCCACGCTCGAGGGAACTATGACGCTGCCCAGAGGGGGTCTGGGGGCGCCTGGGCTGCAAAAGTGATCAGGTATCTCGAGCTCCTGGGAATACCAGCAtgggtgccaggggctgcctGCCTGGGGGATCAGCAGGGACTGGTCCTGAGCAGGTTCCTTTAGGGTCTGGCCCACCAATGCCCACCCTGTTCCCCAATCCATGCCTAGGTCAGGGCCTGGGCTGCTGGCTGAGCCAAAGCATGGCTGGCGAAGATGTGTGAACCTGTCGCCAGAAAGCTCAAGGGAGGGCCATGGAGTGATTCCCAGCCTTCTTCCTCTGGGTGCTGCTCCTCCGGCATAAgggtgcccagcccagggcaagGAGGGCTGAGCCCCTCCTTCCTTCACGTTCCGGGCTCCTCTCAGAGCTCTTGGAAAGTGGAGTATGGGAGGGGCACTCTTGCCCACCCGCCTGGTGATTCATCTCCTCCTTGCCTGCCTCCATCACAGCGATGCCAGAGAGGGGATCCAGACATTCCTGGGCCACGGAGCAGAGGACTCGCTGGCCGACCAGGCTGCCAACGAATGGGGGCGGAGTGGCAAAGACCCCAATCACTTCAGACCCAAAGGCCTGCCTGACAAGTACTgagcttcctcttctctctgctctcaGGGACTGGGCTGTGGCAGGGACACGGAGTTACTGAGTTCTGTGTGCACAAAAGCTGGTCGAAGGCACACAACAGGGGTCTAATAAATGCTTAAGAGATTGAATGTGTTGAAACTGTGTGTTATTCTTTGCAGTAGGACTGCCTGTCTGATATGAAGGGGGGATCCATGAACACCCATGTTTAGGTGTAGCTGGTGCCCGTGAGTTTGGGGGTAGGGAAGACAATCTCAGCAGTCACACAGCGCGTACACCTGTACCAACCCCTCCCTGAGTCAGATCCGCTTCCCTGTCCAGCTCCCTGTGGTTACGTTGTTGCTATTTCCAGGCCCTTCCAGGTGCCTGTCAACCACATCCTATTACCTTGTCTGCCCCCAGGGTCTCAGTTCCTCGGGGGTCTCTGTGTCTCGGCCCAGCACACAGACATGGGAGGATTGGACCGGGAAATCCTGCCCCAGGAACTGCCACCTTGATCTTCTCCTCATGACTCAGCAGCACCTACACATCCAAGTATTAACAAGTTTCTGTCCATCCCGTCTGCAAAATGCCTTCAGTGCAGTTTCCCTCCACTCTATTTTCATCGCCTATTGCAAGCCTAAATGAAGATGTAATGCCACCCTTTTTATGAGTGTTTCCTGGCAGTTTCGGCACCTTTGCTAGGTCAaaatggtggcagtggtggcagtgaaGAGCGAGCTGGAGAGACAAGACCCCTTTTACCAGTCAGGTCTGGTCTAGCGACAGAAAGCAGGCAATAATGTGAAAGGGGAAGTTTCAATACAAGGAATTGTTAACCGGTAACAGGATTAACTACTAagggaaaggaataaaagaagataTGAAGTTGAGATTGGGCCCCCACAGGGCTGAGATTTAGATCTTGTCGGAAAGTCCATTTCCCATTGGATGGCAGAGAGTTTGCTGGGGGCCACAAGCCACAGCTGACAAGGAAGAACTGCAATGAGGTGCTAATGAACCTTAGCAAGGACCTGCCCAGGGTGTAGTGGGGCCCTGGGAGTGCAGCTGGGGTTCCTCAACTCACTCCTAAGCTGCCCACATGGCGGCAGAAGGTAGGACCCTGCTGAGCTCCCTGGGAAACAGGCTGTGGAAGCCACAGTGCTCTGGACACGTTGTGTCTGctcaaaatgcatatgttgaagctcCAACTCCCAGTGTGCTGTAgtcttttgttacagcagcctgagctaagTGAAGTGGGGTGCTGCTGAACCCCCTGGAAATCCTACTGAGGTGCCACAGACATTGTTGGGAAAGTGCCCTGGCCTTGGGGGGCCACTGAAGGTCTCTGGGGTGAGAGCCACTGGCTGTTCTGCACAGGAGACGAGCACCGCAGGAGCTGGAAGGAAGCACACAGGACCAGGAAAGATGTCTTTATTCTCGCTTGTCCCTCCCGTGCCCTCC
Encoded proteins:
- the SAA1 gene encoding serum amyloid A-1 protein isoform X2, encoding MKLLTGLLFFSLVLGARGWFSFLGEAAGGAWDMWRAYSDMREANYINSDKYFHARGNYDAAQRGSGGAWAAKVIRSGPGLLAEPKHGWRRCVNLSPESSREGHGVIPSLLPLGAAPPA
- the SAA1 gene encoding serum amyloid A-1 protein isoform X1, coding for MKLLTGLLFFSLVLGARGWFSFLGEAAGGAWDMWRAYSDMREANYINSDKYFHARGNYDAAQRGSGGAWAAKVISDAREGIQTFLGHGAEDSLADQAANEWGRSGKDPNHFRPKGLPDKY